The following are encoded in a window of Panthera leo isolate Ple1 chromosome B2, P.leo_Ple1_pat1.1, whole genome shotgun sequence genomic DNA:
- the PFDN6 gene encoding prefoldin subunit 6: MAELIQKKLQGEVEKYQQLQKDLSKSMSGRQKLEAQLTENNIVKEELALLDGSNVVFKLLGPVLVKQELGEARATVGKRLDYITAEIKRYESQLRDLERQSEQQRETLAQLQQEFQRAQAAKAGASGKA, encoded by the exons ATGGCTGAGCTAATCCAGAAGAAGCTACAGGGAGAAGTGGAGAAGTATCAGCAGCTACAGAAGG ACTTGAGTAAATCCATGTCAGGGCGGCAGAAGCTTGAGGCGCAACTAACAGAAAATAATATTgtgaaggag GAACTGGCCCTGCTAGATGGGTCCAACGTGGTCTTTAAACTTCTGGGTCCTGTGCTGGTCAAACAGGAGCTGGGAGAGGCCCGCGCCACAGTGGGGAAGAGGCTGGACTATATCACAGCTGAAAT TAAGCGATATGAATCGCAGCTCCGCGACCTCGAACGGCAGTCAGAGCAACAGAGGGAGACCCTGGCTCAGCTGCAGCAGGAGTTCCAGCGGgcccaggcagccaaggcagggGCTTCTGGGAAGGCCTGA
- the RGL2 gene encoding ral guanine nucleotide dissociation stimulator-like 2 isoform X1 — translation MLPRPLRLLWDTSPPGGVVLSSFRSRDPEEGGGPSGQGVGGGQEEEEEEEEDEAPVSVWDEEEDGAIFTVTSRQYRPLDPLAPTPPPRSSRRLRAGTLEALVRHLLDARTSGADVTFTSAFLATHRAFTSTPALLGLVADRLEALESHPTDELERTIGVAISVLSTWLASHPEDFGSEVKGQLDRLESFLLRTGYAAGEGVGGGSADLIRNLRSRVDPQAPDLPKSLALPGDPPADPTDVLVFLADHLAEQLTLLDAELFLNLVPSQCLGSLWGHRDRPGHSHLCPSVRATVTQFNKVAGAVVSSVLGATSTGEGPGEVTIRPLRPPQRARLLEKWIRVAEECRLLRNFSSVYAVVSALQSSPIHRLRAAWGEAARDSLRVFSSLCQIFSEEDNYSQSRELLLQEAKLQPSLEPNSKKAPRSGSRGGGVVPYLGTFLKDLVMLDAASKDELENGYINFDKRRKEFAVLSELRRLQNECRGYDLRPDPDIQRWLQGLRPLTEAQSHRVSCEVEPPGTSDPPAPRVLRPTLVISQWTEVLGSVGGPTPLVSWDRPSVGGGDVPGAPAPLLTRLAQHMKWPSVSSLDSALESTPSLHSPADPSHLSPPASSPRPSRGHRRSASCGSPLSGGAEGASRGTGCGGGGSGPGASDCRIIRVQMELGEDGSVYKSILVTSQDKAPSVISRVLKKNNRDSAVASEYELVQLLPGERELTIPPSANVFYAMDGASHDFLLRQRRRPSLATLGLTSSPSASGTPPSEGGGGSFPRIKATGRKIARALF, via the exons ATGCTCCCGCGGCCCCTGCGGCTGCTTTGGGACACGAGCCCCCCCGGGGGAGTCGTGCTGAGCAGCTTCCGGAGCCGAGACCCCGAAGAGGGTGGGGGCCCAAGTGGCCAGGGCGTGGgcggggggcaggaggaagaggaggaggaggaagaagacgaG GCCCCTGTGTCTGTCTgggatgaggaggaggatggTGCCATATTTACTGTCACAAGCCGCCAGTATCGGCCTCTTGATCCCCTG GCCCCAACGCCTCCCCCGCGTTCCTCTCGAAGGCTCCGAGCTGGCACTCTGGAGGCCCTGGTCAGACACTTGCTGGATGCTCGGACATCAGGGGCTGACGTGACCTTCACATCAGCTTTCCTGGCCACCCACCGGGCCTTCACCTCCACGCCTGCCCTGCTAGGGCTTGTGGCTGACAG GCTGGAAGCTCTTGAATCTCATCCTACTGATGAACTAGAGAGGACAATAGG GGTAGCCATCTCTGTACTGTCAACCTGGCTGGCCTCTCACCCTGAGGATTTTGGCTCTGAGGTCAAGGGTCAGCTTGACCGGCTTGAGAGCTTCTTGCTTCGGACAGGGTATGCAGCAGGGGAGGGTGTTGGGGGGGGCAGCGCTGACCTCATCCGCAACCTCCGGTCCCGGGTGGACCCCCAGGCCCCCGACCTTCCTAAGTCCCTGGCCCTCCCCGGCGACCCCCCTGCTGACCCCACGGATGTCCTGGTGTTCCTCGCTGACCACTTGGCCGAACAGCTGACCCTGCTAGATGCG GAGCTGTTTCTCAATCTGGTCCCCTCTCAGTGCCTGGGGAGCCTGTGGGGTCATAGAGACCGGCCAGGACATTCCCACCTCTGCCCATCTGTCAGAGCTACTGTCACACAGTTCAACAAGGTGGCAGGGGCTGTGGTCAGCTCTGTCCTGGGGGCTACCTCAACTGGAGAAGGGCCTGGAGAGGTGACCATTCGGCCACTCCGTCCTCCCCAGAGGGCTCGGCTCCTGGAGAAGTGGATCCGTGTGGCAGAG GAGTGTCGTCTGCTCCGAAACTTCTCTTCGGTTTATGCTGTTGTGTCGGCCCTGCAGTCCAGCCCCATCCACAGGCTTCGAGCAGCCTGGGGGGAAGCAGCcag GGACAGCCTCAGAGTCTTCTCCAGCCTCTGCCAGATTTTCTCCGAGGAGGATAATTATTCCCAGAGCCGGGAGCTCCTCCTGCAG gaggCGAAGCTGCAGCCCTCTCTGGAGCCAAATTCCAAGAAGGCCCCGAGGTCTGGCTCCCGGGGTGGG gGTGTGGTCCCATATCTTGGCACCTTCTTGAAGGACCTGGTGATGCTGGATGCAGCCTCCAAGGATGAGCTGGAG AACGGATACATCAATTTTGACAAGCGGAGGAAG GAGTTTGCTGTCCTTTCGGAACTGCGGCGGCTCCAGAACGAATGTCGTGGCTATGACCTCCGACCTGACCCTGATATTCAGCGGTGGCTACAGGGGCTCCGGCCACTGACAGAGGCCCAGAG CCATCGAGTGTCCTGTGAGGTGGAGCCACCTGGTACCAGTGACCCTCCTGCCCCACGGGTGCTTCGGCCAACGCTGGTCATCTCACAGTGGACAGA GGTTCTGGGCTCTGTTGGAGGTCCCACCCCTCTTGTCTCCTGGGACCGGCCCAGCGTCGGGGGAGGTGACGTACCTggagcccctgcccctctgctgaCGCGGCTGGCCCAG CACATGAAGTGGCCGTCTGTCTCATCTCTGGACTCTGCCCTGGAAAGCACTCCATCTTTGCACAGTCCGGCTGACCCCAGCCACCTCTCTCCCCCAGCGTCCTCTCCCAGGCCTTCTCGAGGTCACCGCCGCTCCGCCTCCTGTGGCTCCCCACTCAgtgggggtgcagagggggcCTCCAGGGGGActggatgtgggggaggggggtctgggCCAGGGGCCTCTGATTGCCGAATCATCCGAGTCCAGATGGAGCTGGGGGAAGATGGTAGCGTCTACAAGAGCATCTTG GTGACAAGCCAGGACAAGGCTCCGAGTGTCATCAGTCgtgtccttaaaaaaaacaatcgtGATTCTGCAGTGGCTTCGGAGTATGAGCTAGTGCAGCTGCTACCGGGGGAGCGAG AGCTGACCATCCCACCCTCGGCTAACGTCTTCTACGCTATGGATGGAGCTTCGCACGATTTCCTCCTACGGCAGCGGCGAAGGCCCTCTCTTGCTACACTGGGTCTCACCAGCAGCCCCTCTGCCTCAGGAACTCCCccaagtgagggaggagggggttcCTTTCCCAGGATCAAGGCCACAGGGAGGAAGATTGCCCGGGCACTGTTCTGA
- the RGL2 gene encoding ral guanine nucleotide dissociation stimulator-like 2 isoform X2 — protein MCRLPAPPPCERAGTQRTSENAEWIPAPVSVWDEEEDGAIFTVTSRQYRPLDPLAPTPPPRSSRRLRAGTLEALVRHLLDARTSGADVTFTSAFLATHRAFTSTPALLGLVADRLEALESHPTDELERTIGVAISVLSTWLASHPEDFGSEVKGQLDRLESFLLRTGYAAGEGVGGGSADLIRNLRSRVDPQAPDLPKSLALPGDPPADPTDVLVFLADHLAEQLTLLDAELFLNLVPSQCLGSLWGHRDRPGHSHLCPSVRATVTQFNKVAGAVVSSVLGATSTGEGPGEVTIRPLRPPQRARLLEKWIRVAEECRLLRNFSSVYAVVSALQSSPIHRLRAAWGEAARDSLRVFSSLCQIFSEEDNYSQSRELLLQEAKLQPSLEPNSKKAPRSGSRGGGVVPYLGTFLKDLVMLDAASKDELENGYINFDKRRKEFAVLSELRRLQNECRGYDLRPDPDIQRWLQGLRPLTEAQSHRVSCEVEPPGTSDPPAPRVLRPTLVISQWTEVLGSVGGPTPLVSWDRPSVGGGDVPGAPAPLLTRLAQHMKWPSVSSLDSALESTPSLHSPADPSHLSPPASSPRPSRGHRRSASCGSPLSGGAEGASRGTGCGGGGSGPGASDCRIIRVQMELGEDGSVYKSILVTSQDKAPSVISRVLKKNNRDSAVASEYELVQLLPGERELTIPPSANVFYAMDGASHDFLLRQRRRPSLATLGLTSSPSASGTPPSEGGGGSFPRIKATGRKIARALF, from the exons ATGTGTCGACTTCCTGCTCCGCCCCCTTGCGAGAGGGCCGGAACCCAGCGCACTTCGGAAAACGCGGAGTGGATTCCG GCCCCTGTGTCTGTCTgggatgaggaggaggatggTGCCATATTTACTGTCACAAGCCGCCAGTATCGGCCTCTTGATCCCCTG GCCCCAACGCCTCCCCCGCGTTCCTCTCGAAGGCTCCGAGCTGGCACTCTGGAGGCCCTGGTCAGACACTTGCTGGATGCTCGGACATCAGGGGCTGACGTGACCTTCACATCAGCTTTCCTGGCCACCCACCGGGCCTTCACCTCCACGCCTGCCCTGCTAGGGCTTGTGGCTGACAG GCTGGAAGCTCTTGAATCTCATCCTACTGATGAACTAGAGAGGACAATAGG GGTAGCCATCTCTGTACTGTCAACCTGGCTGGCCTCTCACCCTGAGGATTTTGGCTCTGAGGTCAAGGGTCAGCTTGACCGGCTTGAGAGCTTCTTGCTTCGGACAGGGTATGCAGCAGGGGAGGGTGTTGGGGGGGGCAGCGCTGACCTCATCCGCAACCTCCGGTCCCGGGTGGACCCCCAGGCCCCCGACCTTCCTAAGTCCCTGGCCCTCCCCGGCGACCCCCCTGCTGACCCCACGGATGTCCTGGTGTTCCTCGCTGACCACTTGGCCGAACAGCTGACCCTGCTAGATGCG GAGCTGTTTCTCAATCTGGTCCCCTCTCAGTGCCTGGGGAGCCTGTGGGGTCATAGAGACCGGCCAGGACATTCCCACCTCTGCCCATCTGTCAGAGCTACTGTCACACAGTTCAACAAGGTGGCAGGGGCTGTGGTCAGCTCTGTCCTGGGGGCTACCTCAACTGGAGAAGGGCCTGGAGAGGTGACCATTCGGCCACTCCGTCCTCCCCAGAGGGCTCGGCTCCTGGAGAAGTGGATCCGTGTGGCAGAG GAGTGTCGTCTGCTCCGAAACTTCTCTTCGGTTTATGCTGTTGTGTCGGCCCTGCAGTCCAGCCCCATCCACAGGCTTCGAGCAGCCTGGGGGGAAGCAGCcag GGACAGCCTCAGAGTCTTCTCCAGCCTCTGCCAGATTTTCTCCGAGGAGGATAATTATTCCCAGAGCCGGGAGCTCCTCCTGCAG gaggCGAAGCTGCAGCCCTCTCTGGAGCCAAATTCCAAGAAGGCCCCGAGGTCTGGCTCCCGGGGTGGG gGTGTGGTCCCATATCTTGGCACCTTCTTGAAGGACCTGGTGATGCTGGATGCAGCCTCCAAGGATGAGCTGGAG AACGGATACATCAATTTTGACAAGCGGAGGAAG GAGTTTGCTGTCCTTTCGGAACTGCGGCGGCTCCAGAACGAATGTCGTGGCTATGACCTCCGACCTGACCCTGATATTCAGCGGTGGCTACAGGGGCTCCGGCCACTGACAGAGGCCCAGAG CCATCGAGTGTCCTGTGAGGTGGAGCCACCTGGTACCAGTGACCCTCCTGCCCCACGGGTGCTTCGGCCAACGCTGGTCATCTCACAGTGGACAGA GGTTCTGGGCTCTGTTGGAGGTCCCACCCCTCTTGTCTCCTGGGACCGGCCCAGCGTCGGGGGAGGTGACGTACCTggagcccctgcccctctgctgaCGCGGCTGGCCCAG CACATGAAGTGGCCGTCTGTCTCATCTCTGGACTCTGCCCTGGAAAGCACTCCATCTTTGCACAGTCCGGCTGACCCCAGCCACCTCTCTCCCCCAGCGTCCTCTCCCAGGCCTTCTCGAGGTCACCGCCGCTCCGCCTCCTGTGGCTCCCCACTCAgtgggggtgcagagggggcCTCCAGGGGGActggatgtgggggaggggggtctgggCCAGGGGCCTCTGATTGCCGAATCATCCGAGTCCAGATGGAGCTGGGGGAAGATGGTAGCGTCTACAAGAGCATCTTG GTGACAAGCCAGGACAAGGCTCCGAGTGTCATCAGTCgtgtccttaaaaaaaacaatcgtGATTCTGCAGTGGCTTCGGAGTATGAGCTAGTGCAGCTGCTACCGGGGGAGCGAG AGCTGACCATCCCACCCTCGGCTAACGTCTTCTACGCTATGGATGGAGCTTCGCACGATTTCCTCCTACGGCAGCGGCGAAGGCCCTCTCTTGCTACACTGGGTCTCACCAGCAGCCCCTCTGCCTCAGGAACTCCCccaagtgagggaggagggggttcCTTTCCCAGGATCAAGGCCACAGGGAGGAAGATTGCCCGGGCACTGTTCTGA